The proteins below are encoded in one region of Thermosulfurimonas marina:
- the crcB gene encoding fluoride efflux transporter CrcB — translation MKWLLVGLGGFLGALARYTVSGWCLRLGGAFPWGTLAVNLLGSLGLGFLMALAEETLLISPEVRLFLAVGFLGAFTTFSTFAYETERLLSEAEWILAAANVAGSLFLAIMGVKAGALLARVIAK, via the coding sequence ATGAAATGGCTCCTGGTGGGCCTCGGGGGCTTCCTCGGGGCCCTGGCCCGATACACGGTAAGCGGTTGGTGTCTGCGCCTGGGCGGGGCCTTCCCCTGGGGAACCCTGGCCGTAAATCTTCTGGGATCCTTGGGGCTGGGTTTTCTCATGGCCCTGGCCGAAGAGACCCTCCTGATCTCCCCGGAGGTGCGCCTTTTTCTCGCCGTGGGCTTTTTGGGGGCCTTTACCACCTTTTCCACCTTTGCCTATGAGACCGAGCGCCTCCTTTCCGAGGCGGAGTGGATACTGGCTGCGGCCAACGTCGCGGGAAGTCTTTTTCTGGCTATAATGGGGGTAAAAGCAGGGGCCCTCTTGGCCCGGGTGATCGCCAAATGA
- a CDS encoding DUF190 domain-containing protein, translating into MKKRCVLLSIYVDEDEKRGRKPLYRAILDLLWEKDIHGVTVFKGVYGYGPDKKVHTARLLRASENLPVKIEVVETLEKVKEILPELEALITRGLITVTELLLLSHKSPPCEEARKP; encoded by the coding sequence ATGAAAAAGCGCTGCGTGCTCCTTTCCATTTATGTGGATGAAGACGAAAAGCGGGGACGCAAGCCCCTTTATCGGGCCATTCTCGATCTCCTGTGGGAAAAGGACATTCACGGGGTAACCGTCTTTAAGGGCGTCTACGGATACGGTCCGGACAAAAAGGTGCATACCGCCCGGCTCCTCCGGGCCTCGGAAAACCTTCCGGTAAAGATCGAAGTGGTGGAAACCCTGGAGAAGGTGAAAGAGATCCTTCCGGAACTGGAGGCCCTCATCACCCGGGGCCTCATCACCGTAACGGAACTCCTTCTCCTTTCCCACAAGAGTCCTCCCTGCGAGGAGGCCCGGAAGCCATGA
- the trpD gene encoding anthranilate phosphoribosyltransferase, translating to MEDLRAYLRRLVEGRELSEEEAARVVGFIMEGRATPAQIGALLAAWRMRGETWREIAGAARALREHMVRVEHGLSGPVVDTCGTGGDAKGTFNVSTAAALVVAAAGVPVAKHGNRSVTSRSGSADVIEALGIPLEVPPEVSARALREVGFCFLFAPAYHPAMKEVAGPRRELGFRTIFNLLGPLANPALADTQVLGVFDFRLTEKMAYALDALGARRALVVFGEGGYDEFTVTGSTKVSELREGRITTYYVDPQDVGLEFCEDPGELLGGDAQENARLLENLLSGKETGPKRDMVLLNAGAALYAAEKTLDLRGGVALAREVLESGAARQKLEEIRRFFQTVCQ from the coding sequence ATGGAGGACCTCCGAGCCTATCTCAGACGGTTGGTAGAAGGGCGGGAACTTTCTGAGGAAGAGGCCGCCCGGGTCGTGGGGTTCATTATGGAGGGCCGGGCCACTCCGGCCCAGATCGGGGCCCTTCTTGCCGCCTGGCGGATGCGGGGTGAGACCTGGAGGGAGATCGCCGGGGCGGCCCGGGCCCTCCGGGAGCACATGGTGCGGGTGGAGCACGGCCTTTCCGGCCCGGTGGTGGATACCTGCGGCACCGGGGGCGACGCCAAGGGGACCTTCAACGTCTCTACGGCGGCGGCCCTGGTGGTGGCCGCGGCCGGGGTTCCGGTGGCCAAGCACGGCAACCGCTCGGTGACCAGCCGTTCCGGAAGTGCGGATGTGATAGAGGCCCTGGGGATTCCCCTGGAGGTCCCCCCGGAGGTCTCGGCTCGGGCCCTTCGGGAAGTGGGTTTCTGTTTCCTTTTTGCCCCGGCTTATCACCCGGCCATGAAAGAGGTGGCGGGCCCCCGGCGGGAGCTCGGCTTTCGCACCATCTTTAATCTTCTGGGGCCTCTGGCCAATCCCGCCCTGGCCGACACCCAGGTCCTGGGAGTCTTCGACTTCCGGCTCACGGAAAAGATGGCCTACGCCCTGGATGCCCTGGGGGCCCGGCGGGCCCTGGTGGTCTTCGGTGAAGGGGGCTACGATGAGTTTACCGTGACCGGCTCTACCAAGGTCTCCGAGCTCCGGGAGGGGCGCATCACCACCTATTATGTGGACCCGCAGGATGTGGGTCTGGAATTCTGCGAAGATCCCGGAGAACTCCTGGGAGGAGACGCCCAGGAGAACGCCCGGCTCCTTGAAAACCTTCTTTCCGGAAAAGAAACCGGCCCCAAAAGGGATATGGTCCTCCTCAACGCCGGGGCGGCCCTTTACGCCGCAGAAAAGACCCTGGATCTCAGGGGTGGGGTGGCTTTGGCTCGGGAGGTCCTGGAGTCCGGGGCGGCCCGGCAGAAACTGGAGGAGATCCGGCGCTTCTTTCAGACCGTATGTCAATGA
- a CDS encoding FAD-dependent oxidoreductase, which yields MGKRIVVIGAVACGPKAACRAKRLMPEAEITLIDKDDLISYGGCGIPYYVSGDIPDENHLRETSFHMLRDEYFFENAKGIDRVLTRTLATEIDRKRKVVRVRYLDSGKEEDLPYDQLVLATGATPFLPPIPGRDLDGVFAISNLHKAIEIKNRLARGQVERAVIIGAGPIGLEMAEAFSDLWGVETTVLEYFDQPLPRIIDPPLARMVAHHLKEKGVRLVLNARVKEIRGKDGRVTEVVEENGTYPADLVVFATGVRPNVELAQKAGLLVDRGIVVNHRMQTSDPDIYAGGDCVEIPHLVLGKRMVMPLGSLANRQGRVIGDNLAGRPTKFPGTVGAFIMKCFDLAVGACGISLSVARAEGFEADYALNNQTERAHYFPGAEFIFVELVFDRRTRRVLGFQAVGPNTDGTLARLHALSSLLPHRPTVEDLIGLELAYAPPYNSALDPIHDVAHTAENLLTGLLVQMDWDEVLRRLREGDPETVFVDTRHPKEAEPLVKKYPGRWIHVEYDKVRREMDRIPRDKDVIIICNSSRRAYEAQRWLMAAGYTRTFVPPGGLNFVRRWGVEL from the coding sequence ATGGGCAAACGCATCGTGGTCATCGGAGCCGTGGCCTGCGGGCCCAAGGCCGCCTGTCGGGCCAAGCGCCTCATGCCCGAGGCGGAGATAACCCTGATCGATAAGGACGATCTCATTTCCTACGGGGGTTGCGGGATACCTTACTATGTCTCCGGGGACATCCCGGACGAAAATCACCTCCGGGAGACCTCCTTTCACATGCTCCGGGACGAATATTTCTTTGAGAACGCCAAGGGGATCGACCGGGTCCTCACCCGGACCCTGGCCACGGAGATCGATCGGAAGCGCAAAGTGGTTCGGGTAAGGTACCTTGATTCCGGAAAGGAGGAAGATCTCCCTTACGACCAGCTGGTGCTCGCCACCGGAGCCACGCCCTTTCTTCCTCCTATTCCCGGGCGGGACCTCGACGGGGTCTTTGCCATCTCCAATCTGCACAAGGCCATTGAGATCAAGAACCGCCTGGCCCGGGGGCAGGTGGAACGGGCGGTGATCATCGGGGCCGGGCCCATCGGGCTGGAGATGGCCGAGGCCTTCTCCGACCTCTGGGGGGTGGAGACCACGGTGCTCGAGTACTTTGACCAGCCCCTTCCACGGATCATCGATCCCCCGCTGGCCCGCATGGTGGCCCATCACCTGAAGGAAAAAGGGGTGCGCCTGGTGCTGAACGCCCGGGTGAAGGAGATCCGGGGGAAGGACGGCCGGGTGACCGAGGTGGTGGAAGAAAACGGCACCTATCCCGCGGATCTGGTAGTTTTTGCCACCGGGGTACGGCCCAACGTGGAACTGGCCCAAAAGGCCGGACTCCTCGTGGACCGGGGCATCGTGGTCAACCACCGGATGCAGACCTCAGACCCGGATATTTATGCCGGAGGAGACTGCGTGGAGATCCCGCACCTCGTCCTGGGAAAGCGGATGGTCATGCCCCTGGGCTCCCTGGCCAATCGCCAGGGCCGGGTCATCGGGGACAACCTGGCCGGCCGTCCCACCAAATTTCCCGGGACCGTGGGGGCCTTCATCATGAAATGTTTTGACCTGGCGGTGGGGGCCTGCGGGATTTCCCTTTCCGTGGCCCGGGCCGAGGGCTTTGAGGCCGACTACGCCCTCAACAACCAGACCGAAAGGGCCCACTACTTTCCGGGGGCGGAATTCATCTTCGTGGAGCTGGTCTTTGACCGGAGGACCCGGAGGGTGCTGGGCTTTCAGGCCGTGGGGCCCAACACCGACGGGACCCTGGCCCGGCTTCACGCCCTCTCCTCCCTCCTTCCCCACCGGCCCACGGTGGAGGACCTCATCGGGCTGGAGTTGGCCTACGCCCCACCCTACAATTCGGCCCTGGATCCCATCCACGATGTGGCCCATACCGCGGAAAACCTCCTTACCGGTCTTCTGGTGCAGATGGACTGGGACGAAGTCCTGCGGCGCCTGAGGGAGGGAGATCCGGAAACGGTCTTCGTGGACACCCGGCATCCCAAGGAGGCCGAACCCCTGGTTAAGAAGTATCCCGGGCGCTGGATCCACGTGGAGTACGACAAGGTCCGCCGCGAGATGGACCGCATCCCCCGGGACAAGGACGTAATCATCATCTGTAACTCCAGCCGGCGAGCCTACGAGGCCCAGCGCTGGCTCATGGCCGCAGGCTATACCCGCACCTTTGTGCCTCCCGGAGGGCTCAACTTCGTAAGGCGCTGGGGAGTGGAACTTTAA
- the hisS gene encoding histidine--tRNA ligase has protein sequence MKMIKAVRGFKDILPEETPAWRKLEERAREILFRYGFSEIRLPILERTELFARGIGEATDIVEKEMYTFVDRSGESLTLRPEATAGMVRAFIEHGFQARPKPLKLFTLGPMFRHERPQKGRLRQFHQLDVEVFGEASPEMDAELVGMALEILSAGGAQGLKLEVNSLGCPECRTPYREVLQGFLEEHREALCEDCQRRTERNPLRALDCKRETCRRIYQEAPTLSRYLCEACRKHYQTFLQGLSLLGISFSENPHLVRGLDYYTRTIFEIKAPGLGAQDTVAAGGRYDGLVASLGGPETPAVGFAIGLERWLLCAQNLKPSPSRPDLFIAPLGEEARRASLWLSRTLRSRGLNVETDYSGRSLKALLRQADRLGAARALLLGERELSQGQALLRDLRTGEQTSIPFQDLKDLANRLLIEILF, from the coding sequence ATGAAAATGATTAAGGCGGTGCGTGGTTTTAAGGATATCCTGCCGGAGGAGACCCCGGCCTGGCGCAAACTTGAAGAAAGGGCCCGGGAGATCCTTTTCCGCTACGGATTTTCCGAGATAAGACTTCCCATTCTCGAACGGACGGAGCTTTTTGCCCGGGGGATCGGGGAGGCCACAGACATCGTGGAGAAGGAGATGTACACCTTTGTGGACCGCAGCGGGGAGAGCCTCACCCTGCGTCCGGAGGCCACGGCCGGTATGGTGCGGGCCTTCATCGAACACGGCTTTCAGGCCCGCCCCAAGCCTCTCAAGCTCTTCACCCTGGGTCCCATGTTCCGCCACGAACGGCCCCAGAAGGGACGCCTGCGCCAGTTTCACCAGCTGGACGTGGAGGTCTTCGGGGAGGCCTCCCCGGAGATGGACGCGGAGCTGGTGGGAATGGCCCTGGAGATTCTTTCGGCCGGCGGGGCCCAGGGGCTTAAGCTAGAGGTAAACTCCCTGGGCTGTCCGGAATGTCGAACCCCCTATCGAGAGGTCTTGCAGGGCTTCCTTGAGGAACACCGGGAGGCCCTTTGCGAAGACTGCCAGCGCCGCACCGAGCGCAATCCCCTGCGGGCCTTGGATTGCAAGCGCGAGACCTGTCGCCGGATTTACCAGGAAGCCCCGACCCTTTCCCGTTATCTCTGTGAGGCCTGCCGCAAGCATTACCAGACCTTTCTCCAAGGGCTCTCCCTCCTAGGGATTTCCTTTTCCGAAAATCCTCACCTGGTCCGGGGGCTCGACTACTACACTCGGACCATTTTCGAGATCAAGGCCCCGGGGCTCGGGGCCCAGGACACCGTGGCCGCCGGGGGTCGCTACGACGGGCTGGTGGCCTCTCTGGGAGGGCCGGAGACCCCGGCGGTGGGCTTCGCCATCGGCCTGGAACGCTGGCTCCTTTGTGCCCAGAACCTGAAGCCCTCTCCCTCAAGGCCGGACCTTTTTATTGCCCCCCTGGGAGAAGAGGCCCGGCGCGCAAGCCTCTGGCTTTCTCGAACTCTCCGGAGCCGGGGACTTAACGTGGAGACCGACTATAGCGGAAGAAGCCTGAAGGCCCTCCTGCGCCAGGCCGACCGCCTGGGAGCCGCCCGGGCCCTCCTTCTGGGAGAAAGGGAACTTTCCCAAGGGCAAGCCCTCTTGCGCGATCTCCGTACCGGGGAGCAAACCTCCATTCCCTTTCAAGACCTTAAGGATCTGGCCAACCGCCTCCTCATCGAGATCCTTTTTTGA
- a CDS encoding potassium channel family protein yields MAKKQFGIIGLGRFGSYLARTLAEQGQEVVAVDRSEKAVEEISSVVSQAVVADATRKETLEHLGFDKMDTVVVAIGSLAQSVLVTLFLKELGARNIIAKALNEEGAKILSLIGAHRVIIPERDSAIRLARSLVMPNFLDFLPLLPDFYITEVKPPPEFVGKSLKELDLRRKYRVYVIGVKRAFADQIQLLPPADYVIERDDILYLVGHQKDLAALALEG; encoded by the coding sequence ATGGCCAAGAAACAGTTCGGCATCATTGGTTTGGGGCGGTTCGGAAGTTATCTGGCCCGCACTCTCGCGGAGCAGGGTCAGGAAGTGGTGGCGGTAGATCGTTCGGAAAAGGCCGTAGAGGAGATCAGCTCTGTAGTCTCCCAGGCGGTGGTGGCTGACGCTACACGCAAGGAGACCTTGGAGCACCTCGGTTTCGACAAGATGGACACCGTGGTGGTGGCTATAGGGTCCTTGGCCCAGAGTGTGCTGGTGACCCTTTTCCTCAAGGAGTTAGGAGCCCGGAACATCATCGCCAAGGCCTTAAATGAAGAGGGGGCCAAAATCCTTTCCCTCATTGGGGCCCATCGGGTGATCATCCCGGAAAGGGATTCGGCCATACGCCTGGCCCGCTCTCTGGTTATGCCCAATTTTCTGGACTTCTTGCCCCTTCTGCCCGATTTTTATATTACCGAGGTCAAACCCCCTCCAGAATTTGTGGGCAAAAGTCTCAAAGAGCTGGATCTACGCCGGAAATACCGAGTCTACGTCATCGGGGTCAAAAGGGCCTTTGCGGACCAGATCCAGCTCCTGCCCCCGGCAGATTACGTCATTGAGCGCGACGATATCCTTTATCTCGTGGGGCATCAAAAGGATCTCGCCGCCTTAGCCCTGGAGGGTTAA
- a CDS encoding sulfite exporter TauE/SafE family protein, with protein sequence MWEGLILFFAAFVHGLAGFAFALLSVPLLSLRHPFQEIVPLIALFGATMNAIMLWLLRKNFHLRAVAGLVVGAIPGIFLGARALGTFPEKPLRVLLFLVISTYCAWEVLSPRATRVRLSAAWGPLFGLAAGFLGGLLMAPGPPVVIYVSLLRIGKDELKSALQGAFLTMAFFMILAHGLYGLLTQETLRSYLLYLPVVLTGMALGQALYLRLGDRSYHRLVHLFLFLSALASFLKVF encoded by the coding sequence ATGTGGGAAGGATTGATCCTCTTTTTCGCGGCCTTTGTCCACGGGCTGGCCGGCTTTGCCTTCGCTCTGCTTTCCGTCCCCCTCCTTTCCCTGAGGCACCCCTTCCAGGAGATCGTCCCCCTCATCGCCCTTTTCGGAGCCACCATGAACGCCATCATGCTCTGGCTTCTACGGAAAAACTTTCATCTGCGTGCGGTGGCCGGGCTGGTGGTGGGGGCCATTCCCGGGATCTTCCTCGGGGCCAGGGCCCTGGGAACCTTCCCTGAAAAGCCCCTGCGGGTCCTCCTTTTCCTGGTGATCTCCACCTATTGTGCCTGGGAGGTCCTTTCTCCCCGGGCCACAAGGGTTCGGCTCTCCGCGGCCTGGGGCCCCCTTTTCGGGCTGGCCGCGGGCTTCCTGGGGGGGCTCCTCATGGCCCCCGGCCCCCCGGTAGTCATCTACGTAAGCCTCCTGCGGATAGGCAAAGACGAGTTAAAGAGTGCCCTTCAGGGGGCCTTTCTGACCATGGCCTTTTTCATGATTCTGGCCCACGGTCTTTACGGGCTCCTTACCCAAGAAACTCTCCGAAGCTACCTCCTTTATTTACCGGTAGTTTTGACCGGTATGGCCCTGGGGCAGGCCCTTTACCTGCGTCTGGGGGATCGCTCCTATCATCGCCTGGTGCACCTTTTTCTCTTCCTCTCCGCCCTGGCCTCCTTTTTAAAAGTTTTTTGA
- a CDS encoding TrkH family potassium uptake protein: MRPLVRPPLRSTLYLAFSFAAAAAVGALFLWLPWMHRGKLSFLDALFTATSAVCVTGLTVVNTATTFTFGGKVVILTLIQLGGLGIMTFSTLFFVLMGRTVPVGESLTLKESFAPYPGVDLKPLLLTIVAYTLFTEALVTLLLWPAFGEGFSPEGFFHALFHAISAFCNAGFSDLPQGLSPYKEAFYLPAVIALAILAGNTGFPIVFEVFHRLVLRQRRRWSLHTRLTLTVHGGLILLGALLFLIFEGNRAFSGLSLPQKLLNAFFLSISSRTAGFSLVDLSRFGEVSLYVLIFLMFIGACPGSTGGGIKTTTFGVLASSVISRLRGYPQPTVFRRTIPQDLVFKALTLAALYAFTIYISQFLLILGAPSRAFAASGTEFLARLFESVSALGTVGLSTGITPQLSPWAKGVIIGTMYVGRVGVLSLAILLTGLSSRPKEFYYPKEEVLLG; the protein is encoded by the coding sequence ATGAGGCCTTTGGTCCGTCCCCCTTTGCGTTCTACTCTTTATTTGGCCTTTTCCTTTGCGGCAGCGGCGGCGGTAGGGGCCCTTTTTCTCTGGCTACCCTGGATGCATCGCGGAAAATTGTCCTTTCTGGATGCCCTATTTACCGCCACTTCCGCGGTCTGCGTCACCGGACTCACCGTAGTCAACACGGCCACCACCTTTACCTTTGGGGGCAAGGTGGTCATCCTGACCCTTATTCAGCTAGGGGGACTGGGAATTATGACCTTTTCCACCCTCTTTTTCGTCCTCATGGGCCGAACGGTCCCCGTGGGCGAGAGTCTAACCCTCAAAGAGAGCTTTGCCCCTTATCCCGGGGTGGATCTCAAGCCCCTTCTTCTTACCATTGTGGCCTATACCCTCTTTACCGAGGCCCTGGTGACCCTTCTGCTTTGGCCGGCCTTCGGGGAGGGGTTTTCTCCGGAGGGGTTCTTTCACGCCCTCTTTCATGCGATCTCCGCCTTCTGTAACGCCGGATTTTCCGATCTCCCTCAGGGGTTAAGTCCCTACAAAGAGGCCTTTTACCTTCCGGCGGTCATAGCTCTGGCCATTTTGGCGGGCAATACCGGATTTCCCATTGTTTTCGAAGTCTTTCACCGTCTGGTCCTCCGGCAGAGGCGGAGATGGTCCCTCCATACCCGGCTGACCTTAACGGTCCATGGGGGCCTGATCCTTTTGGGGGCCCTTCTTTTCCTTATTTTTGAGGGCAACAGGGCCTTTTCCGGACTTTCTCTCCCTCAGAAACTCCTCAACGCCTTTTTCCTGAGTATAAGTTCCCGCACCGCCGGATTCAGTCTGGTGGACCTTTCTCGTTTCGGAGAGGTGTCCCTCTATGTCCTGATCTTTCTTATGTTTATCGGGGCCTGTCCCGGCTCCACGGGAGGAGGGATCAAGACCACCACCTTCGGGGTCCTGGCCTCCTCGGTGATCAGCCGCCTGCGGGGATATCCCCAACCCACAGTATTCCGGCGCACTATACCTCAGGATCTGGTCTTCAAGGCCCTGACCCTGGCGGCCCTTTACGCCTTCACCATCTACATCTCCCAGTTTCTTCTTATCCTGGGGGCCCCCTCCCGGGCCTTTGCGGCCTCGGGGACGGAGTTTCTGGCCCGGCTCTTTGAGTCCGTCTCCGCCCTGGGTACCGTGGGTCTTTCCACCGGAATTACCCCGCAGCTTTCTCCTTGGGCTAAGGGGGTGATCATCGGTACCATGTATGTGGGCCGGGTGGGAGTCCTTTCCCTGGCCATCCTCCTGACCGGTCTTTCCTCCAGACCCAAAGAGTTTTATTATCCCAAGGAGGAGGTCCTTCTCGGCTGA
- a CDS encoding CBS domain-containing protein: MKVKHWMIKEVIRISPEDTLGEALRLMREYSIRHLPVTEKDRLVGFLTESTLRQYVRPEDLSRRVREIMIVRPITVSPEATIEEAARLIYRHKIGGLPVVEGERLVGILTITDLLEAFIEFMGLLRASSRIDVIPRDPEGLEGVLDLIRAHGGKVISIGMEMEPTGEKIYHIRLEKMPLEALASALEVAGHRVVSLVE; this comes from the coding sequence TTGAAGGTCAAGCATTGGATGATCAAGGAGGTGATCCGCATCTCTCCGGAGGATACCCTGGGGGAGGCCTTGCGGCTCATGCGGGAGTATTCCATCCGCCATCTTCCGGTAACCGAGAAGGATCGCCTGGTGGGCTTTCTCACCGAAAGCACCCTCCGGCAATATGTGCGTCCGGAAGATCTCTCCCGAAGGGTGCGGGAAATCATGATCGTAAGACCCATCACCGTCTCTCCCGAGGCCACCATCGAGGAGGCGGCCCGGCTCATTTACCGTCACAAGATTGGGGGGCTTCCGGTGGTGGAGGGAGAGCGTCTGGTAGGCATCCTCACCATTACCGATCTTCTGGAGGCCTTTATTGAGTTTATGGGACTTTTGCGGGCCAGCAGCCGCATAGACGTGATCCCTCGGGATCCGGAAGGCCTGGAAGGGGTGCTGGACCTCATCCGGGCCCACGGAGGAAAGGTCATTTCCATCGGTATGGAGATGGAGCCCACCGGAGAGAAGATCTACCACATCCGCCTGGAAAAAATGCCCTTAGAGGCCCTGGCCTCGGCCCTGGAAGTGGCCGGGCACCGGGTGGTCTCGCTGGTGGAATAA
- a CDS encoding homocysteine biosynthesis protein, with protein MGDYKVKKTIEEINEKIRRGEAVVVTAEEMVKIVREVGPEEAAREVDVVTTGTFSPMCSSGAFINFGHPVPTIKAYRVWLNGVPAYAGLAAVDIYIGATEPAEDDPLNKVFPGEFRYGGGHVIHDLVAGKKVHLRAIAYGTHCYPRKEYETEITLKDLPYAVLCNPRNAYQNYNCAINLSEKTLYTYMGVLRPHAGNANYATAGQLSPLLKDPYLKTIGIGTRIFLGGAKGYVVWAGTQHRMEVKRTEKGAPLAPAATLMVLGNLKEMDPRWVVGTSHLGYGCSLAVGLGIPIPVLNEEVARFAGLGDDELFTQVVDYAYDYPNGIKRHYGIVSYAELKSGKIKVLDKEVPTVPISSYVRAREIAEILKRWIQNGEMLLTEPVAPLPGAELFPFRDRSS; from the coding sequence ATGGGAGATTACAAGGTGAAAAAGACCATCGAGGAGATCAACGAAAAGATCCGGCGGGGGGAGGCCGTAGTGGTCACCGCCGAGGAGATGGTGAAGATCGTGCGCGAGGTGGGGCCCGAGGAGGCCGCCCGCGAAGTAGATGTGGTCACCACCGGCACCTTTTCTCCCATGTGTTCCTCCGGGGCCTTCATCAACTTCGGCCATCCCGTACCCACCATCAAGGCTTACCGGGTCTGGCTAAACGGGGTCCCGGCCTACGCCGGCCTGGCCGCGGTGGACATCTATATTGGGGCCACGGAGCCTGCGGAGGACGATCCGCTGAACAAGGTCTTTCCCGGAGAGTTCCGCTACGGCGGTGGACATGTCATCCACGATCTGGTGGCCGGCAAAAAGGTCCATCTCCGGGCCATAGCCTACGGGACTCACTGCTATCCCCGCAAGGAGTACGAGACCGAAATCACCCTCAAGGATCTCCCCTACGCCGTCCTCTGTAATCCGCGCAATGCCTACCAGAACTACAACTGCGCCATCAATCTTTCCGAAAAGACCCTATACACCTATATGGGAGTCCTGCGTCCGCATGCCGGAAACGCCAACTACGCCACCGCTGGACAACTCTCCCCCCTTCTCAAAGACCCCTACCTTAAGACCATCGGCATCGGGACCCGTATCTTTCTGGGAGGGGCCAAGGGCTATGTGGTCTGGGCCGGAACCCAGCACCGCATGGAGGTAAAGCGCACGGAGAAAGGGGCCCCGCTGGCCCCCGCGGCCACCCTCATGGTCCTCGGAAACCTCAAAGAGATGGATCCCCGCTGGGTGGTGGGCACCAGCCATCTGGGCTACGGCTGTTCCCTGGCCGTAGGGCTGGGGATTCCTATTCCAGTCCTGAACGAAGAGGTGGCCCGCTTTGCCGGACTGGGAGACGACGAACTCTTCACCCAGGTGGTGGACTATGCCTACGATTATCCCAACGGAATCAAACGTCACTACGGGATCGTGAGCTACGCGGAGCTCAAAAGCGGAAAAATCAAGGTCCTAGACAAGGAGGTCCCCACGGTGCCCATCTCCAGTTACGTGCGGGCCCGGGAGATCGCCGAGATCCTCAAACGCTGGATCCAGAACGGAGAGATGCTCCTGACCGAGCCGGTGGCCCCGCTGCCGGGGGCGGAACTCTTCCCCTTTCGCGATCGTTCCTCATGA